The window CTATATCCATATCCAAATTAGATTGTGATTTTATCTACTCCtgtaagttttttaatataacCAAGGTAAAGTATAGTATGTTTTGGTAGTAAActaattttttcataataaactaatattttaaataacaaaaattaaaaccagATAATTCTCTGAAACATATATTAATTCATAGAATAAACCTTGAAAATGACGGATGCATGGTTTGGTTTTACTTTTGGTTTGGGTGATGCGTTTGATAATGATTAAACGTGTTCTAATTGGAAACTTAGTGTTCTTAGAAAGTTTTGATGTCAATCACAATGGGAAATGGAAAAGACATAACAGACTATATGTGTTTGTCATTTAATtgcacatgtatatatataatgttgtaAATGTGTCAAAATCAATATAGGTTAAACGAgagatataaataatatatatgtacagGTGTCAAAACGTACAGGTAAATGATATATGTTGTATGCTATTCGTGTGTGCGTGTCTGTTACTCTATAATAAGATCTTGTGTTATATCATGGCTTAGATAGACATGGCTGTACTctataaaagtttttatatatcatCATTACAATTAAACGGGGACACTCTATGATGTGATGATAATATCTTCTGTCAATAACATTTTCTTTagcttataaaaataaacaacacaATATTGACTTGTATTCCGACATCCATTTCCTCTACTTTAACTTTGTGAGAATTAAGATGcgagaaaagaaaataattaaaaatgccAACATTCATAGGGTTTCAATATTAAATTCTTACAATTTAATTCACGTTGTTTTACAAAAAACGTACAATCATAAATTGGTAGACGTATATGCACATTAATTCTTGGAAGTGAGATACAGAAAAATTGGATTGTTTTGTACGAACTTACTTTTCCCTTACAAATTTTGCTCTTCAATATCATTAAGCTTTCATCCtcttccaaaaatatattttgtgttttagaaaagaaactaaagtcatccaaaaataaataaagactgacacttatgaatataaataaggaatcaacataataataaataaataaagaaaaagaaggaataTACCCTGACTATATGGAACCACAAATGACATAAAGATAAGTTCATATGACTTCTGTGGCTCATCGAAGGCGATCATATCGCCAATAATAGTGCTTTCTTGTACAAACCTTCCACTTCCCTTTGTCCAAAGTTCTCCAACTTATCAACTATacctttcaaaaaaaaagaaaacaatcatcaactatatatatatatatgcaaatcACAGAAATTAAATTATCTAGGTAATGATATATATGAAAATCTATCACAATCTAAACAATTTTGTTGCTAATCATGTttctaaaaaagaaatattttccTCTTCATGAAACGTAGTCCCAAAATCGTGGATTTCGGTAATAAATGAAGTAACGAACTTGATGTTTATTTAGCCCAGTAAGCCCAATACGAGTTAATGAGCTTTCTCTTTAAATGGACCGACACGCGTATCGCAAAACAACGTTGATCCACGCGCCGCCGCGAAAAAAAGTTGCCGCCAATCATTTTCCCGCCAACCTCGACACCATAACCTGCCTCGAAAAGTTTGTCTCTTTCTATTCCATTCCAGTAGTCAGTCAGGAGAAAAAGAATATTTGCTCCTTTTAGTCTCAGAACATAGCCAAAAAGGATATTTTCACCTTATCTGCCTGATGGAGGGTAACTTCGACGAGCCGAACAAGCTTCCGGAGCTTAAACTCGGTAAtctaaaaaccctaattctttTTTGTTAGAATATCAATTTGGGGTTTTGTGGGTTTCACGAAAGTTTCTACCTTTAACCTTCAGATGCTAAGCAGGCGCAAGGGTTTCTCTCCTTCTTCAAAACCCTACCAAATGTAAAGTCACCTTCTCCTTCTTTCTATCTCTAGGGAAACAGATAGATATGCCTTTAATAAGAGCTCTCTAACTAATGCTTATGTGGTTTTTGATTGGTCTTTTCCTTTACAGGACTCGAGAGCTGTTAGGTTCTTTGATCGCAAGGTGAGTTCTGAATCTACACCACTTTTTTTGGTTACTTCTCTCACTGTGTCTAGACTTTGATTAAATGCGTTTTATTTTTGCAGGATTATTATACAGCTCATGGAGAGAACTCAGTTTTCATCGCACAGACTTATTACCACACAACCACTGCTCTACGTCAGATTGGGAGTGGAGCAAACGCTCTTTCGAGCGTCAGCATCAGTAAGAACATGTTCGAAACGATCGTTAGGGATCTTCTCCTGGAGCGGAATGATCATACCGTGGAGCTTTACGAAGGAAGCGGGTCGAATTGGAGGCTTGTGAAAGCAGGTTCTCCTGGAAACATTGGGAGCTTTGAAGATGTTCTGTTTGCGAACAACGAGATGCAGGACACGCCTGTTGTTGTCTCCTTGTTTCCGAGTTTTCAGGAGGGGAGATGCGTTGTTGGGATGGCTTATGTTGATCTCACCAGGCGGGTTCTTGGACTAGCTGAGTTTATTGATGATAGTCGTTTCACTAACCTGGAGTCTTCTCTCGTTGCTATAGGTGCAAAAGAGTGCATCTTTCCAGCTGAGTCTGGCAAAACTAATGAGTGCAAAAGTTTGCGTGAGTCTCTGGAGAGGTGTGGTGTGATGACAACAGAGAGAAGTCGTCAGGAGTTTAAAGGAAGAGACTTAGAATCAGATCTAAAGAGATTGGTGAAGGGGAATATTGAACCTGTTAGAGATTTGATCTCTGGGTTTGAGCTTGCCACCCCTGCTCTAGGTGCATTACTCTCGTTCTCTGAACTTCTTTCGGACGAGGGTAACTATGGGAACTTCGCAATACGCAGATATGATATCGGCGGATTCATGAGGCTCGACTCTGCAGCTATGAGGGCGTTGAATGTGATGGAGAGCAAAACTGATGCAAACAAGAACTTCAGTTTGTTTGGTCTCATGAACAGAACATGTACCGCAGGGATGGGGAAGAGACTGCTTCATATGTGGCTCAAGCAACCTCTTGTGGATTTGAATGAGATTACGATGAGACTAGATATAGTTCAGTGCTTTGTTGAAGAAGCTGGGTTAAGGCAAGATCTTAGACAGCATCTGAAGCGTATCTCAGATGTTGAGAGGCTTGTCCGGAGTCTCGAGAGAAGAAGAGGCGGTTTACAGCACGTTATCAAACTCTATCAGGTACTAAAAATTGTACTTGTAACTGATGTATCAATTTTTCTATGATAATTGATTCAGTTTTCATCTTCTCTGTGCAGTCAGCTATAAGGCTTCCCTTCATCAAAACATCACTGCATCAGTACACTGGAGAATTCTCATCACTCATCAGCAAGAGATACGTGAAAAGGCTTGAGGCTTTATCAGACGCAGATCACCTCGGCAAGTTCATTGATCTGGTAGAGTACTCTGTAGATCTTGACCAGCTAGAGAACGGAGAGTACATGATCTCCTCAAGCTACGACACCACGTTATCATCTCTCAAAGATCAGAAAGAGTCGCTGGAGCAGCAGATACACGAACTGCACAAAAAGACAGCTATAGAACTCGATCTTCCGGTGGACAAGGCCTTGAAACTTGACAAAGCAGCGCAATTCGGACATGTGTTCAGGATCACGAAGAAGGAAGAGCCGAAGATCAGGAAGAAGCTGACGACACAGTTCATGGTGCTGGAGACTCGCAAAGACGGAGTGAAGTTCACAAACACAAAGCTTAAGAAACTTGGGGACCAGTACCAAAGTGTTGTGGACGAATATAAAAGCTGTCAAAAGGAGCTGGTTGATCGTGTAGTTCAGATTGTTGCCAGCTTCTCCGAGGTATGTCTAGTTATCCATGTTAAGCATTGgactgttacaaaaaaaatggcTATCTTAAATCATATAAACATGTATGCTATTTATCAATGTTCAAGAAATTGTTAGGGGGTAATTAGGCCATTTATAGGAGATAACTGATTAGTCGGAAGTCTATATCGATTTTTAGAACACCGGTATGTATAATGTATATTGTATGGTTTAGGTGTTTGAGGAGCTAGCCGGGATGCTCTCTGAGATGGATGTTTTGCTAAGCTTTGCTGATTTGGCTGCCAGTTGCCCTACACCATACTGTAGACCAGAAATCACCTCTTCGGTTGGTACAGTGTCAAGTTGATTTGATTGTTtcgttttcaaaattttaatgggttttcttctttgttttataCATTGCAGGATGTTGGAGACATTGTACTAGAAGGAAGCAGACATCCGTGCGTAGAAGCTCAAGATTGGGTGAACTTTATACCAAATGACTGTAGACTTGTAAGTATTGTAATATGgtaaacataaaccaaacacCTTTGTTATTCTTTGTGTCCCTTGACTTGAAGCAATTCCTTTGTAAAAATCAGGTGAGAGGAGAGAGTTGGTTTCAAATAATAACGGGACCTAACATGGGAGGGAAGTCCACTTTCATTCGCCAGGTCGGTGTGACTGTACTGATGGCTCAAGTTGGTTCCTTTGTTCCTTGCGATAAAGCTTCAGTTTCCATCAGAGACTGTATCTTTGCACGTGTAGGAGCAGGCGATTGCCAAGTGAGTTTTAACTCTCTGCTTCTTTGTTATTGAATCTGCTGAGTTGTGTAAACctcttttaagtttttttttacctttcatGTTATAGCTTCGTGGAGTGTCTacttttatgcaagaaatgctAGAAACAGCGTCGATATTAAAAGGAGCTACTGATAAGTCACTGATAATCATCGATGAACTGGGCCGTGGAACATCAACATATGATGGTTTTGGTTAGTTTTTCAACTGCAacgtttcttctttttttttttgttggaattTGAGTTGATTTTGCTGTATTATGTTGTTAACGTTATCTTGGTGAATGTATCAGGTTTAGCATGGGCTATATGTGAGCATCTGGTTCAAGTGAAGAAAGCTCCTACTCTGTTTGCTACCCACTTCCATGAACTTACTGCCTTGGCTCAAGCAAACTCTGAGGTTGCAGGTAACACCGTTGGTGTTGCAAACTTCCATGTCAGCGCACATATTGACACAGAAAGCCGCAAACTCACCATGCTTTACAAGGTTTGTTTTAGTTAAACCCCATCTGCTTCTTCCCCTAGAAGAAGATTCATATGCGCTGAATCTTAGAATTTATTCCTTGCAACCCTTTCAG is drawn from Raphanus sativus cultivar WK10039 unplaced genomic scaffold, ASM80110v3 Scaffold1958, whole genome shotgun sequence and contains these coding sequences:
- the LOC130505031 gene encoding DNA mismatch repair protein MSH2 → MEGNFDEPNKLPELKLDAKQAQGFLSFFKTLPNDSRAVRFFDRKDYYTAHGENSVFIAQTYYHTTTALRQIGSGANALSSVSISKNMFETIVRDLLLERNDHTVELYEGSGSNWRLVKAGSPGNIGSFEDVLFANNEMQDTPVVVSLFPSFQEGRCVVGMAYVDLTRRVLGLAEFIDDSRFTNLESSLVAIGAKECIFPAESGKTNECKSLRESLERCGVMTTERSRQEFKGRDLESDLKRLVKGNIEPVRDLISGFELATPALGALLSFSELLSDEGNYGNFAIRRYDIGGFMRLDSAAMRALNVMESKTDANKNFSLFGLMNRTCTAGMGKRLLHMWLKQPLVDLNEITMRLDIVQCFVEEAGLRQDLRQHLKRISDVERLVRSLERRRGGLQHVIKLYQSAIRLPFIKTSLHQYTGEFSSLISKRYVKRLEALSDADHLGKFIDLVEYSVDLDQLENGEYMISSSYDTTLSSLKDQKESLEQQIHELHKKTAIELDLPVDKALKLDKAAQFGHVFRITKKEEPKIRKKLTTQFMVLETRKDGVKFTNTKLKKLGDQYQSVVDEYKSCQKELVDRVVQIVASFSEVFEELAGMLSEMDVLLSFADLAASCPTPYCRPEITSSDVGDIVLEGSRHPCVEAQDWVNFIPNDCRLVRGESWFQIITGPNMGGKSTFIRQVGVTVLMAQVGSFVPCDKASVSIRDCIFARVGAGDCQLRGVSTFMQEMLETASILKGATDKSLIIIDELGRGTSTYDGFGLAWAICEHLVQVKKAPTLFATHFHELTALAQANSEVAGNTVGVANFHVSAHIDTESRKLTMLYKVEPGACDQSFGIHVAEFANFPESVVALAREKAAELEDFSPREESGKRKSREDDPEEISRGTARAHKFLKEFAEIPVDKMELKDSLKRLCELKDELEKDAVDCHWLKQVL